TTGCATGATTTACTCTTATAATTTGCCAAATTattaaataggagtagtatataaatgtgtaaaataatgaaaatgaatgACATTGATGGATGGCACCAATGAATGTAATAGTAGGCCAGATGTCACTTTATTGCTAGACCCCCATGTCACGTTCAACATGTATAATAAAATCATTGCGCATGTGCAGCCAGATGGCGTTTGTAGAATTAGATGaatgtttaaaattaaataatttagcagattaatttatagtattatttcaCCTTTAACTGTCGTCTAGTTTACGTGAATTTCTGGATGTGCTAAATTTTCAATCGTTATAGTTATCTGAAATTTGACTTTTTTCTTCTATGCAGGTGTAAGATAATGGTTAAATTGGTGTTGATGTTTCAAAACATGTTTAattcagtttttattttttcgttTGTCCTTTTTGTTATTCCTGTTGTTATGACGTCTAAATCAGAATGATCACATTTTCATTGTTGTAATGTCTGTTTCAGTGACTGGACGGGTTCTCATATTgtctaaattattaatttgtgaattatgtatactttttggtttataacgGTTTGTTCGATAAAATAATCATTAGTCAATGAGTGAgtcatgaaattattttagtggGAGGAGTGtgaatataactaattattcatgattattcatttaaGATTGAATTATGATATCCAATCTCATGAActatacaattaaatatttaatcacaaatacatatttaattatgagatataattttttaaaataaaaaaaaattatatttattttatattttgaggGTGGTTGATTTTGCACCAActtcaatttgaaattttgacacactAATTAGAGAagtttttacaataaaataaacaagtctggattaattttataaaataccATTCATATCTGCTTTTAGTTATATGTTCAGCTTCCATGAGCATGTATTTTTGTTACACGACATTTCTATGAATCAAGCAATTGTTTTCAGAAATACTAAAGTAGAATTTATAACATGTACAGTATTGTcctaaatacaaataatatcacatttAAGGGCTAActtgaaacaaatatttactCAAAGATTCAACCTCGAATACGTTAAGTTATATATCTATGCATTCcattaaataaatcataaatccAAATTCGATTTATACTCGCTTCATACACGCTCCACGCCTTAATAAAACGGCTAAACATAACAAAACAGGgcaaatcaacacaaaaagataaagagatcatcatcatcatcatcattgtcATACATAATCTCttgaatcaagaaaaaaaaaccacaCGCAGAACAATGAAGAACTAAAGTATTGCAGAATCATATTATTGCCGCTCTAGcttattttagttaacttCGTTTGCAAGACTCAGTTACATCGTTTGGTCACCGTTTAGAACCTCAAACGGTGTAAGAGGTTAGAAAAAAAGAGACGAAAGTCTAAGAGCAGCAACCAAGCTAGGGTTCTCCACCTAGCTCCACTCTTAAGTTGTCATAGGGGTACACCTTGGGTGTCTGTAAAAAACCCAAAGATACAAAACATTAGGAAGAGAATAAAACTTTCCACCTTTCATGgaggaaaataaattactactcatttaagtaaaataatgCATCTGTAGGGGGGACCAAATCAAGCGCCCTCTCTAATCAATTTTAAACTATCGATAGTTTTTTCATCGTCAATTGTCTTATTAGGCGTCCACAAAGAGTATGCAACGTTCTCCTTTTGAACACACTTGCTTATAATTCACTCTCAAAATACtgtttatttacattaaaaagaAACTTACTCAGCCCACCATCTTAACCCACTATTTGCCCTTGATGGGACAATTTTCCAATAACCAGATATGTAtctaacatttattaaaactcacaTCGTCCCCGATGCTGCACGCTCTTAGTAGATGGAGAGAATAGTTAATAACTAgtgggaaaaaaaaagcacCCAAGTACTCCAACAAGTCAAGAGTATTACTGAAGAAATAGTTGTTTCAGccacaaacaaaaacattatACAAGCTATTGATCAGAGGAACAACTATTAGTATAAGCAAGAGGTGGAACCAAGGAAGGAACCGatataaaaaatctattataTTCCACGGTTTAAAAAATCGTTCGTGAGGCACGCCTCAGAGCAAGGTGCCTGGAAATCGCTCTTGAGGCGGCACTTCAACTGGTGCAAACAGAGTGGGTGCCTCAAACTTCCgctgtaatttattttatttgcctAGTTTTCACGCTTTTAATGGCCAACAGTTGAATAGGGTTTTGATCCCTTTGCCACAATTTGAGCGGGTCGTTTAGAAACAGCCcgaattaacaaattaaaagtacTACAAAAAAGGAAGTTAGTGAACCTAAGCCAACAGAAAACATGGGATATGGGAAGAAATGTCCCACTGTCTTATGTGCCCCATCTCCTTCCCCCCACTGCTACTTGGATATTTGATTATGGcaactaatatttatttgagtttaagatTTGAAGGACTGTATAAGTATCTATGTTTTTATGGCTgttattatactccctccgcccgccatttataattcattttgactcgacacgggttttaagaaattgtttgactttgtgatGAAAAATGGGGAAATGAGTTAGCAGAATGTGGAtcccatttttatatattgattttataatagaatgcaagtgtaatgagttagggGGATGGTGGGGTCcatttacttaaaatggaaaaaggtaAATGGGACTTTAAATGGCGGACAccccaaaatggcaaaaatggGACATTATTTCacgaacagagggagtatttggtATACGtccaaaatagagaaaataactacTTAGTATAAGTTCATCCGATCCGAGCCAGATGAACTTGGGCCTTTGGGTGGGCATAAGTTAATCCAAAGAGTGGAGGTGGCGGCACAGCTGCGCAGCAAGAAGTCGCGAACACAGAACTAGCGTGAGAGAAGGAGCACAGAGAGAAGCAGAGAAGAAGGTGGGAAAAACCAGGCCgcaaagggaagaagaaggcAGTGGACATTTGAGCAGCAGCGGCTTTCTGTTGCGACAGGGAAGGACTTATCAGGTGTTTCTAGTGTAGGTTGCATGTGTTCTTACTTCTTAAAAGTATTGGGCTGGGATAAAACGTTTTGGGATAGGACTAGAACGTATTGGACTAGGGTTAGAGCAAATTCctaatatacatttttttaaaaaaaaatctaaaatatgtATTCACATGTATTTTAGgtgtatttaaatatatcagtATGAAAAACTTCCCAGACCGGGGACGCTAGGCTCCTGGTGCTTCTTAGGGACTAGGACACATGAATTAAATGAGATTCCATCCAAACAACAGCGAAAAAGAAAACAGCTCACGGTTAAAAGGTCCTAGTACTCCAATGCCATCCCATGATTTGCATTTCATTTGACCAAATTGGTAATGTTAACTGAAGCATCAAAACACTAAGtttgagtcattttctctCACAATTCCCGAGTACTTTTGAGTGATTGAAAATCATTATAACCAATCTAAAGATTAAGCAATCAGCTCTTAGTCAGGAGTTTGATGCTTAATCAACATACAATTCATACAATCTCCTACAAGCCCAGCACTAGTCTCTATGTATTTGAAAGAGCGTTGAAACATAATATTAGATTTAGTAAACCATTTTGTccccaaattatttttggcaaaGGAAATATCAGTTGCAGCTATTGTTGATTGAAATCACAAGTTAACTATGATGCCCAACATTTCCAGTCTATACATACCATGTATTGCCTAATGCCACATaaccaaaaaatttaacttcACATAGTAAACAATCCATGACTAGACAAGTAAACAAGCAGCCTCAATGTTATGTACTTATATAAGCTATAAGCTCAAATGCTCAATGTCAATTGTAAAAAACTCAAAAGTAGTatggaagaaaatattttctagGGAGAAAAGaccatttaatatttgttctCGATGAGAATCTTTATAGCATAGTGAAGTGAACAAAGAGAATCATAGAGCTATAATACAACATCAAAACCATAGTTGCAAAATGAGAGAGGGACAAACGAATGGTATTGCCAGAGTACATTAAATCACAAGGAAATATATGTCCCATTGTTAAACACAAGGAGATATTGTGGAGAATTTTTCATTCAACGCTAATATCCATACTTCTTCAGATAAGACAACTCAAGCAAATACCAAGGATGCAAACGTGTGATAATAAACTTTTACTTACAAATATATGGATCCAAGCAgtataaattgatgaaaaacaaacacataatcaacaaatttgGACTTACAAATGGTATTGTAGAAGCTTTGTCATTCCACACCACTAAAAGCCCTAGAGACGCGAAAAATCCCAATCCACCGCACAACCAAGCCAATGCTTCGTACTACAACAGAAATGATTGATTACAAAAAACCACAAAACCCCCCAAATGTaaacagaaatcatgcatatataaacaattgtagtaaaaatatcaaatatttatagtggtGAAATGcgtaattgaataaaaatggtaaaaatgtcTGACCTTCCCAACAGTATCAGCAATCCGGTCAATACAAGGTTCAGGAAAGGGAGTCCCGTTATCCCACACAAGTTCATCGTTCACTGGAAGCTGCGAATTTCTAGGGTTTCAAGATATGTTCAGTATAAATGGACTGAAATGCAAAAGATGAAATGATTTACAGGTTTATTGGGGACGATGTGCTTTCCGACGGGGAGGCCCATGCCGGAGCGTTGCCGGAGAGATGAAGCCGTGGAACGCGAAACGACGCCGTTGCCGCCCATGATCCGTGATGCTACGTGGCTCAACCTTGCTGCCATCTTCGATTTCCTTTGGTATCAAATTGATGGAACTGTGATTTGGTGTAAAGCAAATCGGTGATTTTTACACATTTTTAGAAGAACTTGGTTtaaaaacattcactttttaaaaatcggattCAAGACATTTGAATTCGTTAACAAAATCGTTAACAAAGTGGGTCCTAAATTGATGGaacctttaattttttactgtCAACACTCAATTAACGATTtttttgacttaattaatacttcattcgttccgattttatgcaactttattttgtattttaagtggagagaataaagtagagatgaaagtgtttccattttaagcaatgagtcatcttggttgggacaaattaaaaaggaaagtgtgtcatcttcaatgggacatAGAGGAAGTATAATGatgcataataattaaataaaattaaataaaaaaatcaaaatagtcTTCTACTCCAAAATCTACACCTCCGCCTATCTCGGCCCCCGGTTCAGCCCCAGCACTTACCGCCTCAAGATCAGCAAAACACCGAAAAGGAGAAACACATGAATATCTATGGAACGTGGCTAGGAGATCACgtatcaaaatattatactatatattataataattatacacATTAGTATAAATTACTTCACCTTAGCCCATATCGCAATATAACAGTTTTGTCATGCAATCTCGAGTAGGTACAATAAGATTAATACAGAATTACTCATCTGATGTGGAATCACCTTGCATCTTCCCAAATCGATTCCATTAGAGGCAGAAATAGCTGGATGAATCTCTTCCTGTCACAAATAATCGTCAAACCTCAGTAAAACAAAAggacacaaaaaaaaaaggagttaAGGTTTAGAATGGTCTATGTTCCCAATGggtttattttcaatttgatttttatttgcGTTTTGGTAAGATGTTTCACTCATTTTGTtcgaataaaattaataaattattcaaaaattttgaagttgCATTAGTACTAATTTAGTCTGAACAAGAGATGATCCCTGTCTTAAAttctttacttttatatacaatTGTGGAATATGCTTTTCAATACACAAAGGGACACGTGTAAAAAAGAACACTAACAAACCAATAAAAAGGCACAATGAAATGAGGGAAATTTGCACTTCATTCTTATTGAAGAAGAGTACTAGTTTAGAAATTTTCTAAGAATACAATGAAAATCAATTGAGGTATGATTGCCTCTGTAACAATGGGAGCTGAATCAaaaatcatacttttataaCTAATGATTCAGTTTGAGCTTTAAAATAGAAGCACCATAACTAACTATCCTGCTTCATTTATGTACCAGATTGTGACAGGTTGTATCACACGGGTACGCACAGTCGACAGCCTGGACAGTAGCTCGATCGAAGTACCAATCTCCAACAGCTAGCGCAACGCGCTGCACCACATTTACccaaatttcatcatcaaaaCTATTGTCAGCGTGCAACATAAAACACAGAGTAGGATAATTCGTTGCAACTAGCTCGTAGTTTTATCGGATTGATTATTACCAGACTGATGAAGCATCAACTTACCCTATTGTTAACTGCGGGAGAATCATCAGCAAACCAAGTGTCCTGCCTTTCTGACTGGCAGTGCGCGAaacaagaatttaaaaataaccCGTTCTGACTCGATTCTGAAAAGCTTTGGACTGCACTCAGCATACGATTCCTAAAATCTGTTTCATCACGATTTAATCGATGAGCACCAGTAGTACATCAAGATTAAGCTGCAGCACATCTTACCCTGTAGAAATTCGATCTGTGATGCGGAGCATAGTTCGTTATTCATTTTACAATCATGCCAGCTGCCTTGAGGATCAGCACTTGAAGGAGCCAAGCTTTCTCGGACCTTAATATATTTGAAAGCAGAAATCAGtatttttctatctttctctAATTATTGAAGCAAAATGTAGATATGGTTCTACTTTTACCTGCCATGAATCATAGGCAGCATTAAGAATAAACAAAGGGGTCTTAATGCCGGCAATCAGATTCTGAGGGAAGAAGCACTGCCACACGAAAAAAAAGGTATGTAAATGAAATGATAATAGAGCCAGAAGTTGCCTCGTATATCTGCTGAAAAACCAAGGAGAAGGAAGGCTTACTGAAGTAGGATCCAAGTGGTCCGTGCAAGTGCTTGGCAGGTTTTCTTCAACGCCCTGCCAAAATATGTCAAAATATTTACGGAATATGAATAGCACGCAATAAGATGATGTCTCCAACATTTATGGCATCACGAAAACAGGCAGGTAGGCAATGTTAAAGCCATACTCCGCAGTAGATCTTGTAATAAGCTCGTTATCTTTCAGGAACtgtataatttcaaatttaccGGGATCGATATTTAAGGAGTTACGAATCCATTTACAAGTGTTCCAAGGGCTTAAGCACTGATGCTCGGTCTTGTTTTTATGTCACAGTGATTGTGTGTGGATATTGGTAAATCACCTGAGAACAAAGTTTAAGAGAAACATGAATAGTACCTGCAAGCTAACGACGCCAGCAAAGAAACTTCTGAGTGTGTGTCCACCAGATACATCAGTACTGCAGGAAACAAACAATTGAGATTCTGACAATTTGTGGAGCATTACACGTTAATAAGGCGAACAGGGAATGGCTAAAAAGTTTATGGAAATTACGCGTCCATGAATAATCCGGCATCACTCAGGCACTTCACTTTGGTGCTTACAGGAAATAAACCTTGAAATTCATCACAATGCAATATAGAAGCTAAACCACCAGCGGAGCAACCAGAAAGAAGAGCCTGGAGTAAAATGCAGCATAAACTAGTAAATACTACGAAACACGAACAAGTAAAAAAACATGAACAAACAGATATAGTTACAAATTAAGTACTAATACAATACTTGATTCGCATAGTGCATTCCCTTTGACATCAGATCTTCAATTGCAGCCAGCCATATGCGTTTCCCTCGAAACTGCAAACCCCTTTCCTGCACAGCAAACTCTTACTTTTAAACAACCACTACTagataaagtaattaaaattgtgcATATTTGTGCTCAATGATACAAATGCCAAAAGAGGAATCCCGTCGTAGAGAATGCTGCAAACCTTATTTTCACTGTCCCCAGCGAAAGAAGCCCCATCGCAGTAGCGAATCTTTACTCTATTCCAGTTAAAAAAGTCTGAACATGCAAAAGATATAATCAGGAGTCATGACAAACCAAATGTAGTTTTGACATGATAAGAACTGGTTTCTTCCTTTATTACCGGGATTTTCTTCAGCCTTGTTACTGAGTATCCCGGTAAATGGAATTTGCTTCTCGAATAATGTAGATGATCCACGAAGTGTTGTTTTACGGTAAATACATGATCTTAAATTGTTGCACCAGCCTCCACCCTGCCACAAGATGAAATTTATGATTGAGAAACCAACAAGCATAAGGCTAACAGAGAACAAATTCAGAGACAGCATAAGCAAGCTTGAATATTGCTACATCTCCCATGAAATCAATTCTACATTTTATGCAATAAGCTTAATAATCCAAATGTCAAGAACAAGGCTCGAACTCAATATTACTGTGTATaggaaattttaattgtatgcGACGATTGAGAAATAAACACCCTAATAATATGTTATAGCAACAGCTGTGTAGAACTCAATCAGTAATTGTTTGTCATCACACGAACCTCTAGCTGGATGAGCCAACTATTTGCTCCCGTCCCAAACCCACGATGCAAGTGATAGCCCGGTGGCGTGCCATCCAAACATACTGCAAAAATTATACACTAAGAAACTTAGACCAGAAAGCTAGTTTAAACCTCAATAACAATATACTTATCAACTAGCATTTCAGTCATTTTCAAGAATGCACACCTAACAGCTTACACAAGAAAGAAACacaaatcatttttcttataaCAGGAGGTTTAATTTATCCTAGTTGGGCAGAATTCATCACACAAGTGAATAACATCAAGGGCGTACAACAAAAGCACCCCAATTGAATCTAAATGGTGCATTAAAACTAAAGAAATTGACAAATCAAAGCAACCTAAATCATTATTCTCAGAAAAGCAACCACACAAACGCCAACTTTagcaaattaataaatgagatAAGAACATAAGACTGAAGCACCGACCGCAACAAAGAAGAAACGTGAGCTCATTTAGGATTAATCAAGCAAATATCacacaaattaacaaattaaaaaagtgaaataaacaCTATGAAAAAGAGAGCGAGAGTACCAGCTCCTTTAGCAGCAGCTCCGTCAACAAGAGTGAGGCCCACCATGAGAGCATCGGGAGGAACAGCAGCAGCTGCCATACCATAAACAGACTCCAAGAACGACATATCTAAGCTGCTATTCCCACTGAAAAACTCATCAAGTTCAGAACTTTCAGCTCCCCATTTactcaaaacaaacaaaacacacAGCACAACTCCAAATTCCACCATCTTCCCCATTAAAAAACCTCACTTTGAAGTTGGGGTTAATGTGTCTTCAATCAATATTAATGTGTCTAAGTTAGGAAACAAAACTATGTAGATTTTTTCCCTTGGTATGAAGAAAGGGAGGTGGggttaattctttttttttaatctctcttCTGAGTGGGTTCTAAAATGAGGTGGTCCAACTAAAAGCACCGAATAATGCTTTCCACAGGTGAATGTGAATGTTTTTGCCGGGTATGTCTTGatgttatatttaatatgctcatgtttgaataatatatatgtaaaaaagGTAATACACGAAAGAATTTTACACCGTTAATGGTTTGCGTTCGAAGGTGCAGATTTTTAGAAACCGATGCATGAGTAGAGACTGAGTGTAGGACGTTGGAATAATTTACGGTTTATTTTGAAGTTTCTcatgtttgaaattttaggtatatattggattaattttattattgaatattCATGTACCATAGGATCTCGTGTATTGATTCTTGTCACTTCGAGTGACAACAATTCGAATTTGTTAGTTGCAattctttgtttattttatagttcAAGCTATTTTTCGACTAGGTGACACAAATGTGTATCGATAGCAAAATTGATTTGAGATAACCATACTTGGTATCATTTGTGGTACTaattgcttcttttttttccctagTTGTGCATATGTGCTGGATGTGCTTTCCTCCTCCCTTCCTCCATCCCtaaataagagtctcatttaaTTATGACATGGGTTTAAAAAggtataaagaaaagtgagttaaataagttagtggaataaaatgaGTGTCACTTAtatgtattaaatttatactccctccgtccccaaagaatatgcactttgggttcaACGCGGGTTTTagtgcaaaattgataaagtaagagaggttgagagaaaaagtaattaaagtattgttagtggagaatgagtctcacctcattagagagaaaatagtttccaaaattagaaagtgcatattcttatgggacggactaaaaaggaaaaagtgcatattcttgtgggtcGGATGGAGtaacaaaatgtgagtggaataagttggtggaatatagggctacttaccatttatggtaaaagtgaaataagaccCCTATTCAGAGACAGacgaaaatggcaaaataagactcttattcagggacggagagagtaatagaTTAGGTTATGCAATACATGCTCCAATATAATTTCCCCGCATGAACCGAGACCCTCGACAAACCCTCCAATCAACCTCCCAGGAGAAATTCGTCCATCCCGTACAAAGCGCCAAAGATCGTGTCTTGTGCGATTAATCGTCCAAGACAGTATGATATCTTGTCTTTTTTGAAAGATTTGTCTTATCATCTCATGTTTTCTTCGTCTGTTCTTTCCTGAGTCGTATTAGGGGAATCAGATCGCATAGGGTTTTAGAAATCTTATATATGTTCGAATTATTTGGTCTTTTACATTCATTGagaaataacataattattatCGCATTCTTGTTCAAAGTTTTCTCGCACGTCCGAAATTTGGTTCCAAAACAAGGGTTTTGAACCTTGCTCCCTCTCCAACTCGACGATAGGCTCGAGGGCTTATCAACTTGGTACTTTCATTCATGTTCTATCAGAATTTGTGCATTCATCATTTGCTGctaaaatgtatttttatattataccAACCATAAAAGCTAAATGCCAACCAACTCATCCAAGGATATTATCATACAACAAGATAATACAAAGCCACgtataaaatcaaatgatcAAGAAGTCATGGAAACAACAAACACAGATGGTTTCAATATGAATATTGTTTGTTGACCTCCTAGCTCTTCGGACACAAATGTTAATGACTTATGTTTCTTTGAGGTCATCCAATCATTACAAGATGGAAAACCAACCAAGAACGTGGATGACATGTTGAAGAATGTGACTTGTTCATTTGATGAACTGTcaacaaatatatttgatattgGAATATTTGTTACCTTACAAGGCTGTTTAACATGTACtcctaaaatttattagttatttctatttttgtctattcctaataatttttgtcgcctttcatttttactataaattttgatagtggactccacattccactaattcatttccactaacattttattactctttTCGTTCCggctaaaatgacacatttcttggccggcacggggttttaggagttggtggttaaagtgtttaattagagtgagaaaaagtgggtgtaagtattaaaatagagagagaaagaaagatagatattttaataggagtgaaaaaaagtggttgggtgtattaattggagagagaaagtttccaaaaaaggaaatgtgtcatcttagt
The genomic region above belongs to Salvia hispanica cultivar TCC Black 2014 chromosome 3, UniMelb_Shisp_WGS_1.0, whole genome shotgun sequence and contains:
- the LOC125214893 gene encoding NADH dehydrogenase [ubiquinone] 1 beta subcomplex subunit 8, mitochondrial, with the translated sequence MAARLSHVASRIMGGNGVVSRSTASSLRQRSGMGLPVGKHIVPNKPLPVNDELVWDNGTPFPEPCIDRIADTVGKYEALAWLCGGLGFFASLGLLVVWNDKASTIPFTPKVYPYDNLRVELGGEP
- the LOC125214892 gene encoding pectin acetylesterase 12-like, which translates into the protein MGKMVEFGVVLCVLFVLSKWGAESSELDEFFSGNSSLDMSFLESVYGMAAAAVPPDALMVGLTLVDGAAAKGAVCLDGTPPGYHLHRGFGTGANSWLIQLEGGGWCNNLRSCIYRKTTLRGSSTLFEKQIPFTGILSNKAEENPDFFNWNRVKIRYCDGASFAGDSENKERGLQFRGKRIWLAAIEDLMSKGMHYANQALLSGCSAGGLASILHCDEFQGLFPVSTKVKCLSDAGLFMDATDVSGGHTLRSFFAGVVSLQGVEENLPSTCTDHLDPTSCFFPQNLIAGIKTPLFILNAAYDSWQVRESLAPSSADPQGSWHDCKMNNELCSASQIEFLQDFRNRMLSAVQSFSESSQNGLFLNSCFAHCQSERQDTWFADDSPAVNNRRVALAVGDWYFDRATVQAVDCAYPCDTTCHNLEEIHPAISASNGIDLGRCKVIPHQMSNSVLILLYLLEIA